The DNA segment TAAACAGCTTAAGAATCTTACAAATAAATTAAGCGAGCTCTTCCATTCAAACGGGAAATCGGATGATTTTATGGAACAGCTCATGCATTATTTCAAAAATAAAGACAACGAAAAGATATCGTATCTTCTCAATCAGATCGTCAATCAAGCTGCGGGAAATTCCAAACCGGAGATTCAAATTTTTTATATGATTTTAGATCGATCTCGATTGGACGAAGAAAATCAAAGCCTGCCTATCTCTTCTCCGGAAGAAGAATCTTCGGAAGCGAACGAAGGAGAAGATGCAGAGCTTCCGAGTTTTGACCCGCCACTTCCGATCGATACAAGCGGGCAAACTCAAAGTGTAGAGCAGTTTATTCCGAACGGCTCCAGAGTGATCCCGATGAAATACGTTCTTTCTCCCGTATCCGGTGTTCAAATCAACACTCTGAAAACGGGAGACAAGATCCTGGTCCAACTTTTAAAATCGGACACGTCCTCTCAGAGTATCATCGAATCCATGAAACTGGAGACACCCGAAGGACAAATCCGTCCCGTCCCGGGCACCGTTGTCGCTTCCAAAAATAGCGGAGTTGAAAACGAAACGTTGGTTCAAATCGGATCCGATATATTCGGAAAAATTTATGAGGAAGAAAATTCCATCAAAGTAAAACCGTATTTAGGCGAAAAAACAATTTCAACCGGAAAACCGACCTCAAAAAATTCCCAACCATCTTCGCAAACATCCGAAGATTCAGGATTGCTGATTACCATACTCATCGCTTTAGGTGTATTGGGAATCGCAATGACCACGATCTTTGTATACCTTCTTTGACAAATTATGAAAACAAAACTCTCTAAGATTCTCCCATTTATCATTCTATTCTTTTGTATCTTAAACATTTCAATCGAACCAATCTTTTATGATCCGAAAGATTCGGAGTCGATGGAAGCATTGTTGGAAGGCTCCGGAAGAGAATTCGAACCTCAATGGGGAATCGAAAGAGGATTGATCTCAAAAATTCGACTTACTTCCCAAGTAATGGATGAGTTAAACGAAAAATCGCTTCCGATTGACGCACAGTTAGAAGCAACCGTAGACAGGATGAGCAGAATCCTTTTGGGGCAAAAGAGTATGCTCTTTATTTACGGATTTTTAATATTCCTTTCCGTAACCTCTTTTTTAAGTTTGTATTATAGGGCCTGGTTTTACGTATTTTTAAATCGAAGTCTATATCTCATTTCCATACTTCCTGTTTTGATGGCCGTTCAACATCCTTTGAGAAGTATTCCACAAACTCCCGTAATCGGAGTGGTTTTTACGTTATTCTTGTTAGGTCTAACAGGAACTCTAATTTATATGCTTTTTGCAATTTCAAAGGTATATGGAAATTTGGCGGACCGCTTTACCGTTTTACAAACGGTACAAAACGGAGAAGAAGGAGAATTCAAATCCAATTCAACATCGAAGATTTCGTGGATGCCTTTCTTATTTCACTTTGCAACGATTATGATTGCGGGAATTCTACTCGGAAATCTTGTCTATATTCCGATATTTCTTCTTCAAAAACACTATTCCTTCGAATTCGGAATTCTGCTTTTAGTGCTCATCGTTTTTCTTATGTTTTTTTATATTCGCAACTATTACAGAATAGGAAAAAGCGAAGAACTAGGTTCCAGCGGAAACGTCACTCTGTCCATCAGTTATCTTCAGTTTAGAATTATACGAAATACGATCTTTATCACTCTCGCGATTTTTGGGATCACGCTTTTTATAGGCCTTTTATTCAGCATTCTATCGATAAATATACGAGTTTTAGATTTTTCTTCCGGAAAAGGAATCTGAAAAAAAAATTATTTTAGAAGAATTGAATATTCTTACTTGGTCCGACAAAGAATCTTTCTGAAAAAAGTCTTGATGCCGGACTTGAAGTCCGTTTTAAAGTAAAATCCTCGGGCAGATTCGGATTTTGTCACGGGCGGGTGCTTTCAAATCAACCCGCATGATTCACTCGATAGACTTTTTGATTTTTTTTAGAAAAACTTTTCCTCAAACTTCCAGTGTTTGTTTGAAATAAAGGTTCATCGCCAGGATCGAGGCGATATGAAGTATAGAACAAAAAAAATAAATTTTCGGATTTAGGATTTCCCGATATGCTTGAAACAAACCGATGTGAACGATCGAAAAGATAGAAAGCAAAATCCAAACATTGGAAACGGTGAGAGAAAAGTAAAAGCTGACATACAAAATTACGATTAAAAAAAATCCGAACGCAATCTTCACAGATCTATTTTTTGGAAGGGCTTAAAGATAAGGACTGACAAACAGGTTCGGCGCCCTTTACCACTTCGCAATTTTTAGTTCCGTCAGGAAGATATATAGTTCTGGAAATCAATCCACCATTCTCGTCAAAAACTTCGATTGCTTCCGTTTTATGATTTGGAAAATAATAAAACCAGGTTCTCACTTTCGTTCCATTCTTATAATAACCGGAGTATTCCAACTCTCCATCCGGAAAGTATTTTTGCCAAAGATTGTTACGATATCCCGCCGAATACGTTCCCTTGAGTTCCAGTTGACCGTTCTGATAAAATCGTTCATAAGAACCTTCTTCGTTTCCTTCCGCTCCGTTAATCGCAACTTCCGGTTTATGCGGACCGTTCCCAAAAGATTGGCGTATATAAAGACTGCCGTCTTCAAAGTTCCAGATCCATTGACCTCTTCGAACTCCATTATCTAACTTTCCATAAGATAAAACAAGATCGCTGTATTTCGAATAAAATTTGCAAGATCCGTGCGGTTTCCCAGATTCATTCATAAAACAATCTTGATAGATCCGTCCGTTATCGTAATAAACTCTGACTCTTCCGGGTTCCTTAAATACAAAAGTATTGAGTTTTTTTTCAAACTTCGCGCCTACGGGAATGTTTGGTGGAAGCGGTTCCTCGACACAATTCTCAAAAGATAAAAACAACAAACAAAGGACAAGACCTTTGAAAGCAAAGTCAGTCATTTTTCTAAGAACGGTTTTAGATTCTAAATTCATTCAATTTATATTATATACTCGATCGACTTTGAAACTCAGTCGATGGTAAACTTTTTAGTTACAAGCAATTCCCCGTCTTCGTCTCGGATCTCAACCTCATAAGACCCCTGCTGATCGAAAAAGGTATCGTCGTAATAAGTCTGGAATTTTTCAAAACTCTTGCGGAAGTCTTTTTCTTGAACCGAAAACTCTTCCTTTCCGCCGTCGGTGCGGTAAATGGTGACTCGAACTCTTTTGGGAGTGCTCCAGCCTTTTTTATAATAAATAAAAAAATCCTGTCCATGAGAGAAATGGTATTCTTTTTGAGAACTCATTCCGGAAACCTTTTCGGGAGTCATCTTATCGATATCCATATAGATTTCGTGCTTTGCAGGCCAGAAAAACCAAATTGCGAGCGCCAGGAGAATCACTCCTGCTATTTTTAAAAAACGCGAAGAGCCTTGGCTTTCGGGGGTTTCCGGTCTGGTATAATCTTCCAATCTCATGACACTGCTTATCCTGTGAAGGTGGTTCTTTTTGGGCAAATGTTTTTCCTCTCTTGCCTCGGAAGAGGAAGAATTCCGGAACGTGGAATCCTCGGTTTTATCGGCCTCCTTGGAAGAATCGACTTCTTCTCGGGATACCTCTGATGACGTATTTTCAAGTTTAGAACTGAATTCTTCTTTAAAAGATTCAGGAGCGACTGGCGACTCCGATTCTATAACATCCTGTTCGACTAGAGTTTCGCCACCCAAGGTCTTTCGAACGTGAGCCCCCGCGGCTTGTTTTAAAAGATCTTTTTTAGCCAAGTGCAAGAACCTCTTCTACAAAACCTTGATAGGATTTCGCCGCCTTCCCTTTGGGCTGATATTCGAAAAGGGTCTGCTTCATCATATGCGCTTCTTCCACGCTTACGGAGGGGGGAATTCGAGATGTGAATAATTTCAGATACGGTTCGATCATCGGCTCCAAAGTTTGAGAAAGGGTGGTCCTCGGATTGAACATCGTCAAAATCGCACCTAAAACTTTTAAGGAAGGATTGAATCGTTTTACGGTATTTTTATGAGCTTCTAAGATCGCTTCGATCCCATCCAAGGAGAATTTGGAAACCTGCAACGGAACTAAAAGTCCTGTAGAAGCGACAAAGGCGTTTAAAGTGATCATGGAAAGGCTAGGAGGGCAATCGATGACTGCGTAATCAAAATCTTCTTTGATCGTTTCCAAAGAATCTCGAAGATGAAAAAATCCGTCGATCTTACCGGCGAGCATTACATCCACTTCCGCAAGAGAAGAATGCGAGGGACCGAGTTTCAGTCCGGAAATCCTCGTCGAGATTAAAACATCTCTCGGATTGCCGCCGTCTCTAAAAATTCTATATAAACTTTTTTCTCTTCCTTCTTCCAGGTTGGAAACGGAGTGAGAATTTCCTTCTGGAAAAACGGAGGTAGCATTTCCCTGCGCATCCAGATCCAGGAGAATTACACGTTCTCCTTTGAGTGCAAGCCCGTAAGCAAGATGTACAGCGGTAGTCGTTTTGCCGACTCCACCTTTTTGATTTGCTATACAGAGGACCTGTTTCATAAAAAATCCGTTGCCCGTAGATTCCGCTTTCCCGAGACTACATTTAGAGATCGTTTATCCGCGGATTAAGGATAGAATCCCCAATCGGTTTTGGATGACAATCCGGAAAAGGAGATACAGTTGGCAGAATTTGAAACGGTCATCGGACTGGAAGTGCACGCACAACTCAATACGGAATCTAAAATATTCTCGACCAGCGCAACTAAGTTCGGCGCTCCTCCGAACTCACAGACAAATCCCGTCTGTTTGGGCTTGCCGGGGGCTCTTCCCGTACTCAACGAATCCGCTTTAGAAAAAGCGATCATGGCGGGTCTTGCTTTCGGATGTGATATCACCCTATTTACAAAATTCGATCGGAAGAATTATTTTTATCCGGATCTTCCGAAAGGGTATCAAATCTCTCAATTTGATAAACCGATCTGCACTGGCGGCGGTGTAACGTTTACGATCAAAGGCGAAGAATCTCCCCGTTACGTACGTCTTACTCGAATTCATATGGAAGAGGACGCGGGAAAGCTGATTCACTCCGCGGATCCGAATGTTCCTCAATCCTACGTCGATTTAAACAGAGCCGGAACTCCTCTGATCGAAATCGTATCCGAACCGGATATGCGTTCTTCGGACGAGGCTTACTATTATCTGAATTCCTTAAAGTCGGTTCTGAAATACATTCGAGTTTCGGATTGCAACATGGAAGAAGGATCGCTTCGCTGTGACGCTAACGTGTCGATTCGTCCCAAAGGATCTGAAAAATTCGGAACCAGGGTCGAGATTAAGAATTTAAATTCTTTCAAAGCGGTCAAAGCGGCGATCGACTACGAAGTGGAATGGCAAAAAGAAATGGCGCTGGAAGGAAAAACATTTCAACAGCAAACCAAACTCTGGGACTCGGTCGCTAACAAAACCGTAACGATGAGAACCAAAGAAATGAGTCATGACTATCGCTACTTTCCGGATCCGGATCTACCCGTAATCATTCTTCAAAAAGAAACCGTAGAATCGGTTCGTTCCAAATTACCGGAACTTCCGAACGAAAGAAAGAATCGTTTTATTGAAAAGT comes from the Leptospira sp. WS92.C1 genome and includes:
- the gatB gene encoding Asp-tRNA(Asn)/Glu-tRNA(Gln) amidotransferase subunit GatB, which translates into the protein MAEFETVIGLEVHAQLNTESKIFSTSATKFGAPPNSQTNPVCLGLPGALPVLNESALEKAIMAGLAFGCDITLFTKFDRKNYFYPDLPKGYQISQFDKPICTGGGVTFTIKGEESPRYVRLTRIHMEEDAGKLIHSADPNVPQSYVDLNRAGTPLIEIVSEPDMRSSDEAYYYLNSLKSVLKYIRVSDCNMEEGSLRCDANVSIRPKGSEKFGTRVEIKNLNSFKAVKAAIDYEVEWQKEMALEGKTFQQQTKLWDSVANKTVTMRTKEMSHDYRYFPDPDLPVIILQKETVESVRSKLPELPNERKNRFIEKLGLPKYDAEVLTAEREIADYFEDALTISGDAKKTSNWVKDEVLGIVNKESITISEFSVSAKRIGGLVKLIADGKISGKIAKTVFEELLTSDKEAETIVTEKNLIVVRDDKEIERIVDEAIANNEDAVSKYKSGKDRALGAIVGYVMKVSKGKADPELVNQMLLEKLGPLPPKG
- a CDS encoding toxin-antitoxin system YwqK family antitoxin; protein product: MNLESKTVLRKMTDFAFKGLVLCLLFLSFENCVEEPLPPNIPVGAKFEKKLNTFVFKEPGRVRVYYDNGRIYQDCFMNESGKPHGSCKFYSKYSDLVLSYGKLDNGVRRGQWIWNFEDGSLYIRQSFGNGPHKPEVAINGAEGNEEGSYERFYQNGQLELKGTYSAGYRNNLWQKYFPDGELEYSGYYKNGTKVRTWFYYFPNHKTEAIEVFDENGGLISRTIYLPDGTKNCEVVKGAEPVCQSLSLSPSKK
- a CDS encoding ParA family protein — translated: MKQVLCIANQKGGVGKTTTAVHLAYGLALKGERVILLDLDAQGNATSVFPEGNSHSVSNLEEGREKSLYRIFRDGGNPRDVLISTRISGLKLGPSHSSLAEVDVMLAGKIDGFFHLRDSLETIKEDFDYAVIDCPPSLSMITLNAFVASTGLLVPLQVSKFSLDGIEAILEAHKNTVKRFNPSLKVLGAILTMFNPRTTLSQTLEPMIEPYLKLFTSRIPPSVSVEEAHMMKQTLFEYQPKGKAAKSYQGFVEEVLALG